One Aneurinibacillus migulanus genomic region harbors:
- a CDS encoding CvpA family protein: protein MNILDIIVLILLAVSVWRGYRTGLVAQLVRVASFIVSFVVAFMYYRPVAATLAEWIPISSTETSGSFGAVAGFPFMQQALYNIAAFVLLAFAAGLAVRLVGGFLDGVTKLPGLSIVNRIAGALISVVKNGLILFLILAVASLLPIAAMEKTLNESFFASYSTTYSSELLQWVKEMIENPLSPTNGNSNSL from the coding sequence ATGAATATTCTTGATATTATCGTTCTTATATTATTAGCAGTAAGCGTATGGCGAGGATACAGAACGGGACTGGTCGCGCAATTGGTGCGTGTCGCCAGCTTTATCGTTTCGTTTGTGGTAGCGTTTATGTATTACCGCCCGGTAGCGGCTACGCTTGCAGAATGGATTCCGATATCCAGTACGGAGACGAGTGGATCGTTTGGGGCTGTCGCAGGATTTCCGTTTATGCAGCAGGCGCTGTATAATATTGCTGCGTTTGTTTTGCTGGCTTTTGCTGCAGGTCTTGCGGTTCGTCTGGTGGGTGGATTTTTGGACGGTGTTACAAAGCTGCCCGGATTGTCGATTGTGAATCGAATTGCGGGTGCATTAATCAGTGTGGTGAAGAATGGGCTGATTTTATTTTTGATTCTGGCTGTTGCATCGCTGCTGCCTATAGCAGCGATGGAGAAAACACTTAATGAATCGTTCTTTGCTTCATATTCTACTACGTATTCCTCTGAGTTACTTCAATGGGTAAAAGAAATGATAGAAAATCCGTTATCGCCTACGAATGGAAATTCTAATTCGTTATAG
- a CDS encoding LysR family transcriptional regulator, protein MELRHLYTFKVVAEVKGFTKAAETLSYAQSSVTAQIQALEEELGTKLFDRLGKKVILTAAGEKLLPYALRMFELHDAAIQELTMDNIPAGTITIGAPESLAAFRLPAIIREYTRRYPHVKIILRPGVCWELRSFARSGELDVVFLLEPETQEHDLHIETLVMEKMAIIAPPDHPLALLPAITAADIQEETMLHTEPGCSYRTLFEKYLSSFGVFPGTDLEFWSIEAIKNCVMSGLGLSFLPLITVEKEIAEGKLRALQWNDEPCRVATQMAYHKKKWLSPALQEFLKLVEQHAQTWNEKSRQV, encoded by the coding sequence ATGGAACTACGACATCTTTACACGTTTAAGGTTGTAGCAGAGGTTAAAGGCTTTACAAAGGCGGCAGAAACTCTCTCCTACGCTCAATCCAGCGTAACCGCACAGATTCAAGCGCTAGAGGAAGAGTTGGGAACGAAGCTATTTGACCGCCTGGGCAAAAAAGTAATTCTGACCGCAGCTGGTGAAAAATTGTTGCCATATGCCCTGCGAATGTTTGAATTGCACGATGCTGCTATCCAGGAACTTACCATGGACAATATTCCGGCTGGAACAATCACCATCGGTGCACCCGAATCGCTTGCGGCTTTCCGCTTGCCGGCAATTATTCGCGAATATACTCGTCGATATCCACATGTAAAAATTATCCTCCGGCCTGGCGTATGCTGGGAATTGCGCAGCTTTGCACGCAGTGGGGAGCTAGATGTGGTATTTCTTCTAGAACCGGAAACTCAAGAACATGATTTGCATATCGAAACACTTGTTATGGAGAAAATGGCGATTATCGCTCCGCCAGACCATCCGCTTGCCCTGCTTCCTGCCATCACAGCGGCAGATATACAGGAAGAAACAATGCTTCATACCGAACCCGGGTGCAGCTACCGTACTTTATTTGAGAAATATCTGAGCAGCTTTGGGGTCTTCCCCGGTACAGATTTAGAATTCTGGAGCATCGAAGCAATTAAAAACTGCGTCATGTCCGGTCTCGGACTCTCCTTTCTTCCTCTCATCACAGTAGAAAAAGAAATTGCGGAAGGCAAACTCCGGGCATTACAGTGGAATGACGAACCGTGCCGTGTCGCTACCCAGATGGCGTATCATAAAAAAAAGTGGCTTTCACCTGCTTTGCAGGAATTCCTCAAACTGGTGGAACAGCATGCCCAAACCTGGAATGAAAAAAGCCGTCAAGTTTAG
- the zapA gene encoding cell division protein ZapA gives MSGQNKERVVVEIYGQYYTMKGDSSSSHMRMIAGYVDDKMRQIAAANPRLDTNKLAVLAALNMADEYFRLRMEYEELIKLLEETAQEAEEEEMEEGSGTDKE, from the coding sequence GTGTCAGGACAGAACAAAGAACGAGTTGTCGTTGAAATATATGGACAGTACTATACCATGAAAGGGGATAGCAGTTCTTCTCATATGCGTATGATCGCCGGGTATGTGGACGATAAAATGCGCCAGATTGCTGCGGCGAATCCCCGTCTGGATACGAATAAATTGGCGGTGCTTGCCGCATTGAACATGGCTGATGAATACTTTCGGTTGCGTATGGAATATGAAGAACTGATTAAGCTATTGGAGGAAACTGCACAAGAAGCGGAAGAAGAAGAGATGGAAGAAGGAAGCGGAACAGATAAGGAGTAA
- a CDS encoding endonuclease MutS2 translates to MEARTFITLEFNKVIEQLSAYASSSLGREKIEALTPSTEYEEVQRRQQATYEGSTVLRLRGSAPLGGIRDIRPACKRASMGGMLNPTELLDIASTLYGGGRLKTFIASLVEQTSLPLLEELLGQVERLQGLENEVNRAIDENGVVVDSASSTLSQIRSQIRGAEKRVRERLEQMTRNSNTQKMLQDPIVTIRNDRFVIPVKQEYRHVFGGIVHDQSASGATLFIEPQVVVNISNDLRELKLKEEREVEKILHALTAQVAEVVDVLLHNVACLAEADFIFAKAAYAHALKATQPAINNDGYLRIKKGRHPLIPAAQVVPIDVELGKEYTAIVVTGPNTGGKTVSLKTVGLFSLMAMSGLHIPAEDGSEMTIFESIYADIGDEQSIEQSLSTFSSHMTNISNILQHVNHRSLILFDELGAGTDPTEGAALAMSIIDYVHERGARLIATTHYSELKAYAYERSRMINASVEFDEVTLRPTYRLLVGIPGRSNAFAIAARLGLPEKVLDQARNFVKTEESEIDTMIASLEENQRKAETERREVERLRGELEQTRRELESELSGLDERKDRLYQQAEEEARTAVEKARKEAEMIIADLRQIAREERAGIKDHKLIEARKRLEEATPSLRKKKKPKKSNVPLNQQPLEVGDEVRVLSFNQKGEIVGRVSDKEFQVQIGIVKMNVKADNLEKLKAAKPQVTQNITKIRSTRDPVRIELDVRGNTVEDAIIQIDKYLDEALLDGLNQVSVIHGKGTGALGLGIQKYLRGHRLVKSFRWGGQGEGGLGATIVELK, encoded by the coding sequence TTGGAAGCACGCACGTTTATAACGCTTGAATTCAATAAAGTAATCGAACAGCTTTCAGCATATGCCTCTTCCTCGCTAGGAAGAGAAAAAATAGAAGCACTTACTCCTTCCACAGAATATGAGGAGGTGCAGCGCCGTCAACAAGCTACCTATGAAGGAAGTACCGTACTTAGATTACGCGGTAGCGCACCGCTGGGTGGCATTCGGGATATTCGCCCGGCGTGTAAGCGGGCGAGCATGGGTGGCATGCTGAATCCGACGGAGCTGTTGGACATCGCTTCTACCCTATATGGAGGGGGCCGATTGAAAACATTCATCGCTTCCCTTGTTGAACAGACCTCCCTTCCTTTACTCGAAGAACTACTGGGGCAGGTTGAGCGGCTGCAAGGTTTGGAGAACGAGGTGAACCGTGCAATTGACGAGAATGGGGTAGTGGTCGATTCGGCGAGCTCTACGCTTTCACAGATACGCAGCCAGATTCGCGGAGCCGAGAAGCGTGTCCGCGAACGGCTTGAGCAAATGACTCGTAACAGCAATACACAGAAAATGCTACAGGACCCGATTGTTACCATTCGTAACGACAGGTTTGTTATTCCTGTTAAACAAGAATACCGTCATGTGTTTGGAGGCATTGTCCATGATCAGTCGGCATCTGGCGCTACGCTGTTCATCGAGCCGCAGGTTGTGGTGAATATTAGTAATGACTTGCGCGAATTGAAGCTGAAGGAAGAAAGGGAAGTAGAGAAAATCTTACATGCGCTTACAGCTCAGGTGGCAGAAGTCGTAGATGTATTGCTTCACAATGTAGCTTGTCTGGCAGAGGCCGACTTCATTTTTGCCAAGGCAGCATATGCGCATGCATTGAAAGCTACACAACCCGCTATCAATAATGACGGCTATCTTCGTATTAAAAAAGGTCGTCATCCGTTAATTCCTGCGGCCCAGGTTGTGCCGATCGATGTAGAGCTTGGCAAGGAATATACAGCGATTGTCGTGACTGGACCAAACACTGGCGGGAAAACCGTCTCGTTAAAAACAGTTGGACTTTTCTCGCTTATGGCGATGTCAGGCCTGCATATTCCGGCCGAGGATGGCTCGGAGATGACTATTTTTGAAAGCATCTACGCCGATATTGGCGATGAACAGAGCATCGAACAGAGCCTAAGTACATTCTCCAGTCATATGACTAACATTTCTAACATTCTTCAGCATGTGAATCATCGCAGCCTCATCCTGTTTGATGAATTAGGAGCGGGGACCGACCCGACCGAAGGAGCGGCTCTTGCGATGTCGATTATCGATTACGTACATGAGCGTGGTGCCCGTCTCATCGCAACGACTCACTATAGTGAATTGAAGGCGTATGCCTATGAGCGTTCTCGCATGATTAACGCAAGTGTAGAATTCGATGAGGTTACTTTGCGCCCGACGTACCGCTTACTGGTCGGTATTCCCGGTCGCTCAAATGCATTTGCTATCGCGGCGCGGCTGGGGCTGCCGGAGAAAGTTCTGGATCAGGCGCGTAACTTCGTTAAAACTGAGGAATCCGAAATTGACACGATGATTGCGTCGCTTGAGGAAAACCAGCGCAAAGCAGAGACAGAACGCCGTGAAGTCGAGCGTTTACGAGGAGAGCTGGAGCAGACACGCCGGGAGCTGGAAAGTGAGCTGTCTGGCCTGGATGAAAGAAAAGATAGGCTATACCAGCAGGCGGAAGAAGAAGCGCGTACGGCTGTGGAAAAAGCGCGGAAGGAAGCAGAGATGATTATTGCCGATCTTCGGCAAATTGCCAGGGAAGAGCGTGCTGGCATTAAGGACCACAAACTAATCGAAGCCCGCAAGCGCCTGGAAGAGGCAACTCCTTCCTTACGCAAAAAGAAAAAACCGAAGAAAAGTAATGTACCATTGAATCAGCAGCCGCTTGAGGTAGGAGACGAGGTGCGGGTGCTATCATTTAACCAGAAAGGCGAGATTGTAGGAAGGGTCAGCGATAAAGAATTCCAAGTCCAAATTGGTATCGTTAAGATGAATGTGAAAGCGGATAACTTGGAGAAGCTGAAGGCAGCCAAACCGCAGGTAACACAGAATATTACCAAAATCCGTTCGACGCGTGATCCGGTGCGTATAGAGCTGGATGTGCGCGGCAATACGGTAGAGGATGCTATTATCCAAATTGACAAATATCTTGATGAAGCACTTCTCGACGGATTGAATCAGGTCTCGGTTATTCACGGAAAAGGAACCGGCGCACTTGGCCTTGGCATTCAGAAATATTTGCGCGGCCATCGTCTGGTCAAATCGTTCCGTTGGGGCGGTCAGGGCGAAGGCGGATTGGGTGCCACCATCGTGGAATTAAAATAA
- a CDS encoding nucleotide sugar dehydrogenase, with the protein MENSLNIAVIGLGFIGLPLSLSYARKGANVVGIDVSETLVKEINEGKSHHLEYFEGKSLAQILQEQIAAGRFTATSSYEDAATSVDNYIITVGIPVKDGDPEMRYLTSACETLAGVLKKGDTIILRSTVIPGTTEELVRPLLEKSGLVAGEDFYLAYASERIAEGRAFEEFIHMPLALGGINEASARRAKDVLAFVTEAEVTISDIKVVETSKVIENVQRDVNIAMVQQFARFAEKAGIDTFELIRVANTHTRVNLLTPGPGVGGYCLPNALYYLLPKAKELGVDLHLLETARQINDSVPKVLVQMAEAELNKQGKTIGDSKVAVLGLAMKDFSNDDRISPPHHLVQLLRETGATVAAYDPAVPSTYEYKVSSLQEAVKDADALIYVTVQEEFLEIDWNQTVAQMKGTPVILDGKNRVPRSVEEKAVLVRI; encoded by the coding sequence ATGGAAAATTCGTTGAATATTGCCGTCATTGGTTTAGGCTTTATCGGCCTGCCCTTGTCATTAAGCTATGCCCGCAAAGGGGCGAACGTAGTAGGAATCGATGTAAGCGAAACGCTTGTGAAAGAAATCAACGAGGGTAAATCCCACCACCTGGAATATTTTGAAGGCAAGTCGCTTGCACAAATACTTCAAGAACAAATCGCGGCTGGACGCTTTACGGCAACGAGTAGTTATGAGGATGCGGCCACTAGCGTCGATAATTATATCATCACGGTAGGCATTCCGGTAAAAGACGGTGACCCAGAAATGCGTTACCTAACTAGCGCCTGTGAAACGCTGGCAGGTGTATTAAAAAAAGGGGATACGATTATCCTGCGAAGCACGGTAATCCCCGGCACGACGGAGGAACTCGTAAGACCGCTGCTTGAGAAGAGCGGACTTGTGGCAGGAGAGGATTTCTATCTTGCCTACGCCTCTGAGAGAATCGCAGAAGGCCGGGCATTTGAAGAGTTTATTCACATGCCGCTCGCGCTTGGTGGGATTAATGAAGCAAGTGCAAGACGTGCAAAAGATGTACTTGCATTCGTTACGGAGGCGGAAGTGACCATTTCCGATATTAAAGTCGTAGAGACATCTAAAGTTATTGAAAACGTACAGCGTGATGTAAATATCGCTATGGTACAGCAATTCGCCCGCTTTGCTGAAAAAGCGGGTATTGATACGTTTGAACTTATCCGTGTTGCTAATACGCACACACGCGTCAATTTGCTGACCCCGGGACCTGGTGTTGGCGGTTATTGTTTGCCGAACGCGTTATATTATTTGTTACCGAAAGCGAAAGAATTGGGTGTAGACCTCCATCTATTGGAGACGGCGCGGCAGATTAATGACAGTGTACCGAAAGTGCTTGTGCAGATGGCAGAAGCAGAGCTGAACAAACAGGGGAAGACAATCGGCGACAGCAAAGTTGCCGTACTTGGGCTTGCGATGAAAGATTTCTCGAATGATGACCGCATCAGCCCGCCTCACCATCTTGTGCAGCTTCTCCGGGAAACTGGAGCTACAGTAGCTGCGTACGATCCGGCTGTGCCGAGCACATACGAGTATAAGGTTTCCAGCTTGCAGGAGGCTGTGAAAGATGCGGATGCGCTCATCTATGTTACTGTACAGGAAGAATTCCTGGAGATTGACTGGAACCAGACAGTTGCCCAGATGAAAGGCACGCCGGTCATTTTGGACGGCAAAAACCGTGTGCCGCGCAGCGTAGAGGAAAAAGCGGTACTCGTCCGCATCTAA
- a CDS encoding PIG-L family deacetylase — MEINKLMVVAHPDDETMFGGDELIQEEGWKVICITDGDNPVRSKEFARAMEAFNAEYEIWSYKDAWTEHVNRPNLEQDLLRALGERSYKKIVTHNLQGEYGHPEHKAVSEVMHNLVKEHLYVFDITVDEVLEMHILRKKLEISEIYKSQLHAFEQLSKYWIKARSVKVK, encoded by the coding sequence ATGGAAATCAACAAGCTTATGGTTGTAGCTCATCCAGATGACGAGACGATGTTTGGCGGAGACGAACTGATACAGGAAGAAGGTTGGAAGGTCATCTGCATCACAGACGGTGATAATCCTGTCCGCTCCAAGGAATTTGCCCGAGCGATGGAAGCATTTAACGCCGAATATGAGATCTGGTCCTACAAAGATGCCTGGACAGAGCATGTCAACCGTCCCAACCTGGAGCAGGACCTCCTACGGGCACTTGGTGAACGCTCCTACAAAAAAATTGTTACTCACAATCTGCAGGGAGAATACGGGCACCCTGAACATAAAGCCGTATCAGAAGTCATGCATAACTTGGTCAAGGAGCATCTATACGTATTTGATATAACAGTGGATGAAGTGCTTGAAATGCATATTCTACGCAAAAAGCTGGAAATCAGCGAGATATACAAGAGTCAATTGCACGCATTCGAGCAACTCAGTAAATATTGGATAAAGGCACGCTCCGTGAAAGTAAAATAA
- a CDS encoding GNAT family N-acetyltransferase, with translation MRNEMEDKGLERIDIRHLENRNELNEVYDVWTAAFPEELSFFVGRLKAETEYESQTTWIATVEGKVAAAVQIFPFCMWYKGIELAVGGIGNVATHPEYRGRGLTHRILLRQLDWMKEQEYDISFLFTGIPGFYEKMGWKIVREAEHTIRKEEGSRLKIEDEEWQIVPFSFDDIRAMRTIYETYSQQYAGARIRHEEYWRRGIGGQIEKALSCLIAKRNGRTVAYVLYSVENSAIFIQELCHSIDGKDAVSVLVQEIYARHPEAEKMKFKLPEGSDTFQQLKVFGARTSYKEEAMWRAVNHASLSQKLGGIEPYFTPENFLFWEADKF, from the coding sequence ATGAGAAATGAAATGGAGGATAAAGGCTTGGAACGTATCGACATCAGACACCTTGAAAACCGCAATGAATTGAACGAAGTATATGATGTATGGACGGCAGCATTTCCAGAAGAGTTGAGTTTTTTCGTGGGGCGGCTGAAGGCAGAAACTGAATATGAGTCCCAGACAACCTGGATAGCGACCGTAGAGGGAAAGGTGGCCGCAGCCGTGCAAATTTTCCCTTTCTGCATGTGGTACAAGGGGATTGAGCTTGCGGTGGGAGGCATTGGTAATGTAGCAACCCATCCGGAGTACAGAGGGCGTGGATTGACACATCGAATTCTGCTTCGTCAGCTTGACTGGATGAAGGAACAAGAGTATGATATTTCCTTTCTTTTTACAGGTATTCCGGGGTTTTACGAAAAGATGGGATGGAAAATCGTCCGGGAAGCAGAGCATACGATAAGAAAGGAGGAAGGGAGCAGGCTCAAAATTGAAGACGAGGAATGGCAGATTGTGCCGTTCTCTTTCGATGATATAAGGGCGATGCGCACTATATATGAAACGTATAGCCAACAATATGCAGGAGCCCGCATTCGCCATGAAGAATATTGGAGAAGAGGGATAGGTGGCCAGATAGAAAAAGCGCTCTCTTGCCTGATTGCTAAACGAAACGGTCGAACTGTCGCTTATGTTTTGTATAGCGTAGAAAACAGTGCCATATTCATTCAGGAGCTATGCCATAGTATAGATGGGAAGGATGCAGTATCTGTACTCGTTCAGGAGATATATGCCCGTCATCCCGAAGCAGAGAAAATGAAATTTAAGCTGCCTGAAGGCTCTGATACGTTTCAACAGCTCAAAGTATTTGGGGCACGGACTTCATATAAGGAGGAAGCGATGTGGCGGGCAGTGAACCATGCGTCATTATCACAAAAATTAGGTGGAATAGAGCCTTATTTTACACCTGAAAATTTTCTGTTCTGGGAAGCCGACAAGTTCTAA
- the yjeH gene encoding L-methionine/branched-chain amino acid transporter, protein MEAKGNIKKSIGLPQAVALYIGAVLGSGVLLVPGLAAEIAGPASLLAWGLMTLLVLPMALVMGLLSARFPNAGGVAYFVSRAFNAGAGGLIGWFFLMSVPIGAPVAALTGAGYMTVAFGLGEEAKVGIAALMLAVSLFINYFGMKVAGKIQVAVVLAILLVLILAGVGAIPDIQAVNFTPFLPHGWLSVGQATAILFWCFIGWEAVSHMSEEFVDPQREAIKGVVIAAVVVGMLYFLTALATVGTHSYGASTSTASLVLVVERLLGSGGALAIGVTGLFICTATIIAYVGAASRLAYSLANEGRAPQVLSRVSKRYGTPVGGLAFLTACFAFILVLYGTGIVSLTTLIQLPNATFILTYLGGCAAGIRLLRESRLGMAISRVSFFLTLLIFPFVGWSVLYPLVIAFVYFLIQRYGKNTEAESMLIKS, encoded by the coding sequence ATGGAAGCAAAGGGAAACATAAAAAAGTCAATCGGCCTGCCGCAGGCAGTCGCACTCTATATAGGAGCTGTGCTCGGTTCCGGTGTGCTGCTTGTGCCCGGGCTTGCGGCGGAAATTGCAGGGCCGGCTTCACTGCTGGCCTGGGGTCTAATGACATTGCTTGTTCTTCCAATGGCACTTGTAATGGGTCTTCTTTCCGCCCGGTTTCCGAACGCGGGTGGAGTCGCATATTTCGTATCACGAGCGTTTAATGCAGGAGCCGGAGGATTGATTGGTTGGTTTTTTCTTATGTCGGTACCGATCGGGGCTCCGGTAGCCGCATTAACAGGTGCTGGCTATATGACAGTCGCGTTTGGACTTGGGGAAGAGGCAAAAGTAGGTATTGCTGCGCTCATGCTTGCTGTAAGTTTGTTTATTAACTATTTCGGTATGAAAGTGGCAGGAAAAATCCAGGTCGCGGTCGTGCTGGCGATTCTCTTGGTGCTTATACTTGCAGGAGTAGGGGCAATACCCGATATTCAGGCGGTGAATTTTACACCATTTCTGCCGCATGGCTGGCTAAGTGTAGGGCAGGCAACTGCAATTCTTTTCTGGTGCTTTATCGGCTGGGAGGCTGTCTCTCATATGTCGGAAGAATTTGTTGACCCGCAGCGCGAAGCGATCAAAGGCGTAGTCATTGCAGCAGTGGTGGTAGGTATGCTATATTTTCTGACTGCGCTGGCTACGGTCGGTACGCATAGCTACGGAGCGTCTACTTCGACAGCTTCGCTTGTGCTGGTGGTGGAACGTCTACTCGGTTCAGGTGGAGCGCTGGCGATTGGGGTCACGGGCCTTTTTATTTGTACAGCGACCATCATTGCATATGTCGGTGCGGCTTCTCGATTGGCCTACTCTCTTGCGAATGAAGGAAGGGCACCACAGGTATTGAGTAGAGTCTCCAAACGATACGGAACACCCGTGGGGGGACTTGCCTTTCTTACGGCATGCTTTGCATTCATTCTTGTGTTATATGGCACAGGCATTGTTTCGCTTACTACCTTGATTCAATTGCCGAACGCAACCTTTATTTTAACGTATCTGGGCGGTTGTGCGGCAGGTATTCGGCTTTTAAGGGAAAGCAGATTAGGAATGGCTATTAGCCGGGTTTCCTTTTTTCTTACATTGTTGATTTTTCCATTTGTCGGATGGTCTGTGCTGTATCCGCTGGTCATTGCCTTTGTCTACTTTCTTATACAGCGGTACGGAAAGAACACTGAAGCGGAAAGTATGCTGATAAAGTCATAG
- a CDS encoding DUF350 domain-containing protein yields the protein MVFLKNPYVLTAAHFAAALLAVIIFLAIFEIVTQYKDWEEIKRGNVSVAMATGGKIFGICNIIRYSIQHNDGIGHTLLWSSYGFLLLLIAYFVFEFLTPMFKVDEEIAADNRAVGLLSMVISIAMSYVIGASII from the coding sequence TTGGTTTTTTTAAAGAATCCGTATGTGTTAACGGCAGCTCACTTTGCGGCTGCGTTGCTTGCGGTTATCATTTTCCTGGCTATATTTGAGATAGTTACACAGTACAAAGATTGGGAAGAGATTAAGCGTGGGAATGTTTCCGTCGCCATGGCAACGGGCGGGAAGATATTTGGCATTTGTAATATTATCCGTTATTCTATTCAACATAACGACGGCATCGGCCATACGCTTTTATGGAGCTCGTATGGTTTCTTACTACTGCTTATCGCTTATTTTGTCTTTGAATTTTTAACACCGATGTTTAAGGTAGATGAAGAAATCGCTGCGGATAACCGCGCTGTTGGCCTACTATCCATGGTTATCTCCATTGCCATGTCTTATGTCATTGGCGCAAGCATTATCTAG